Proteins from a genomic interval of Paenibacillus sp. FSL R5-0623:
- a CDS encoding nucleoside recognition domain-containing protein gives MTLQSEVRDSGPLRTIILSTGALMLVIAVVMSPKEAFDASIQGLDIWWKIIFPAMLPFLMLSQMLTAFGFTHAIGALLGPLMQRWFRLPGNAGLAIAVGMCGGFPAGADAVSRLFQDRQITAKQAVVLAAASHFANPMMIILVVGAAFLHQPAVGYFLLVVHWISGWIAAILATRLLPAPGNQKDRVGSTAVQADNNSLNSQPANPASSTSRSSAPHHATNKRRSIWSDMMIAAREAHRRDGRGFGKLLGDTVSQAVQTLMMTGGYMIGFAVFIRLVSLYLTPGSSAALWPAFFELHLGTYHLSQTSLTPMLLMSLLAAVLGWGGLCSHLQVSAVLKTTGPSSKSMLYFAGVRLTHGLIAFFISLFLWMPFSRYSTEVWATLQTNAEQDLSAPFGWLFIHSPGNTYTINTIWSVFPVACMGLALLLAVMISLSGLTFWFNRRFSR, from the coding sequence ATGACATTACAGAGCGAGGTTAGAGATTCTGGCCCGTTACGAACGATAATCCTAAGTACCGGGGCTTTAATGTTGGTCATTGCGGTAGTTATGTCCCCCAAAGAAGCGTTTGATGCCTCTATTCAAGGTCTGGATATATGGTGGAAAATCATCTTCCCTGCCATGCTCCCGTTCCTCATGTTATCCCAAATGCTCACTGCGTTTGGCTTCACCCACGCGATCGGCGCCTTGCTCGGACCGTTAATGCAACGCTGGTTCAGACTTCCAGGCAACGCAGGTCTGGCGATTGCCGTAGGCATGTGCGGCGGATTTCCCGCAGGAGCGGATGCGGTATCCCGTTTATTTCAGGATAGACAAATTACCGCCAAGCAGGCGGTTGTCCTTGCGGCGGCATCTCATTTTGCCAATCCAATGATGATCATTTTGGTCGTTGGTGCTGCTTTTCTCCACCAGCCAGCGGTCGGATATTTTCTACTCGTGGTTCACTGGATCAGCGGCTGGATTGCTGCCATTCTTGCCACGCGTCTCCTGCCAGCACCGGGTAACCAGAAAGACAGGGTTGGCTCAACAGCCGTGCAAGCAGATAACAACTCTCTTAATTCTCAGCCTGCAAATCCTGCAAGTTCCACAAGTCGCTCATCTGCCCCCCACCACGCTACGAACAAACGACGCAGTATATGGTCTGATATGATGATTGCAGCCAGGGAAGCTCATCGTCGTGATGGAAGGGGATTTGGCAAACTGTTAGGTGACACCGTATCCCAAGCTGTGCAGACCTTGATGATGACTGGAGGATACATGATCGGTTTTGCCGTGTTTATCCGGTTGGTCTCCCTTTATCTGACGCCCGGGTCCTCTGCTGCGCTGTGGCCAGCCTTCTTTGAGCTTCATCTGGGCACCTATCATTTGAGCCAGACTTCACTTACACCCATGCTGCTCATGTCTCTACTTGCAGCCGTTCTGGGATGGGGTGGTTTATGCTCCCATCTGCAAGTCTCTGCTGTCCTGAAAACGACTGGTCCAAGCAGCAAATCTATGTTGTACTTTGCTGGAGTTCGTCTGACTCATGGATTAATCGCCTTTTTCATCAGTCTGTTCCTATGGATGCCGTTCAGCCGTTATAGCACAGAAGTCTGGGCCACATTACAGACGAATGCAGAGCAGGACCTCTCGGCACCATTCGGTTGGCTATTCATACATAGTCCAGGTAACACATACACGATCAACACCATTTGGAGTGTCTTCCCTGTTGCATGCATGGGTCTTGCGTTACTTCTTGCAGTCATGATTAGCCTATCCGGTCTTACCTTCTGGTTTAACCGCCGGTTTTCTCGCTGA
- a CDS encoding SepM family pheromone-processing serine protease: MNRIRKSGGFRASIFVIVVALVVYVAVYMPTPYIIYMPGSADEVKPMVTVKGGDQKERGVFMMTTVSATYANVFLLGTSLFNKNAQVDKKEDRLRGKSEAEYSAEQVWFMSDSQSSAMEAAYEQAGVTYSIVPEHIFVFGLSEDPKPEGDIAPGDIILGVNGTATPDNTVLSAQLKDKKVGDTVEMQLERGGETISRDVKLIQVKDSKTGEARPGLGVMIGAVQKVKAEDPNKQISFTDTQVGGPSAGLMFTLEIYNQLTPGDLTKGHRIAGTGTITKDGVVGAIGGVVHKIVAADRKEAEIFFVPKDNYKEAVAKAEQIGTKMKLVPVSTVEDALAYLKTLSVKS, translated from the coding sequence ATGAATCGGATTCGGAAATCTGGCGGATTCAGAGCTTCGATCTTTGTGATCGTGGTGGCTCTGGTCGTCTATGTTGCCGTGTACATGCCAACGCCGTATATCATATATATGCCTGGCAGTGCAGATGAAGTAAAACCAATGGTTACCGTTAAGGGTGGAGACCAGAAAGAACGTGGTGTGTTCATGATGACAACCGTGTCGGCAACATATGCCAATGTGTTTTTGCTTGGAACCTCTCTGTTCAATAAAAATGCTCAAGTGGATAAAAAGGAAGACCGACTGCGCGGCAAAAGCGAAGCGGAATACTCTGCCGAACAGGTGTGGTTCATGAGTGACTCACAGTCCTCTGCAATGGAGGCTGCATATGAGCAGGCTGGTGTGACCTACTCTATTGTACCTGAACATATCTTTGTATTTGGACTGTCCGAAGACCCAAAACCGGAAGGGGATATTGCTCCGGGCGATATTATTCTGGGAGTGAACGGAACAGCTACGCCGGATAATACGGTGCTTTCTGCCCAGTTAAAAGATAAAAAGGTCGGAGATACGGTCGAAATGCAACTGGAACGTGGTGGGGAGACCATTAGCCGGGACGTGAAACTGATTCAGGTAAAAGACAGTAAAACGGGTGAAGCCCGCCCGGGACTCGGCGTTATGATTGGTGCGGTTCAGAAGGTGAAAGCTGAAGACCCGAACAAACAGATCTCTTTCACAGATACTCAGGTTGGTGGTCCGTCTGCCGGCTTGATGTTTACGTTGGAGATCTATAACCAGTTAACACCTGGAGATCTGACCAAGGGTCATCGAATTGCGGGTACAGGCACCATTACCAAGGACGGTGTGGTGGGTGCCATTGGTGGTGTAGTGCACAAGATTGTAGCCGCTGACCGAAAAGAAGCCGAGATTTTCTTCGTGCCGAAGGATAACTATAAGGAAGCAGTAGCCAAGGCTGAACAGATTGGCACCAAAATGAAACTTGTACCTGTGAGCACGGTGGAAGATGCGCTGGCTTATTTGAAAACCTTGTCCGTGAAATCATAG
- a CDS encoding nucleotidyltransferase, translated as MKAVGVIVEYNPLHNGHVYHLQEARRLSGADAVVAVMSGPFLQRGEPAIVGKRARTEMALHAGADLVLELPVAYAVQPAEWFAFGAVSLLHRTGIVDSLCFGSESGDLDSLQRIARVLAVEPAGMREDIARRLREGASYPAAYAGAAAALAPGGVDAHDAAALLEQPNNSLGLHYLIALQRLGSAIQPFTAARTGAAYHEATPGPGAIASATAVRRLLMADGPNAAAPYVPAATLAILHREWQEGRAPIHWERFAQPLLHLAATRRASELERIAEVTEGLEHRLSRALAQLPEPSVETLLNAMKTKRYTRTKLQRMLAHLLLNHTKAECSPEQLAAGPGYLRVLGFNAQGQSLLKQMKKTASLPVVLKPSTFTHNQLELDIQAQVAYGLACEQRDTRKMFSDYYESPVRL; from the coding sequence ATGAAAGCCGTAGGCGTCATTGTTGAATATAACCCCTTGCACAACGGGCATGTTTATCATTTGCAGGAAGCTCGGCGGCTAAGCGGCGCAGACGCCGTTGTTGCGGTCATGAGCGGCCCTTTTCTCCAGCGTGGCGAACCCGCCATCGTGGGTAAAAGGGCGCGCACCGAGATGGCGCTGCACGCAGGCGCCGATCTGGTGCTTGAACTGCCGGTTGCGTACGCGGTCCAACCGGCAGAGTGGTTTGCCTTCGGTGCGGTATCGCTGCTGCACCGCACCGGCATTGTGGACTCGCTCTGCTTTGGCAGCGAGTCCGGCGACCTGGACAGCCTGCAGCGCATTGCGCGCGTGCTGGCTGTGGAGCCCGCAGGGATGCGCGAGGACATCGCGCGCCGCCTGCGGGAAGGCGCCAGCTACCCCGCCGCGTACGCAGGCGCGGCGGCGGCGCTGGCGCCCGGCGGCGTCGATGCTCACGACGCCGCTGCACTGCTGGAGCAGCCCAACAATTCGCTTGGGCTGCACTACCTGATCGCGCTGCAACGACTTGGCAGCGCGATCCAGCCCTTTACGGCGGCGCGTACCGGTGCCGCGTATCATGAGGCGACGCCCGGGCCGGGGGCGATCGCCAGTGCCACAGCCGTCCGCCGCCTGCTGATGGCGGACGGACCCAACGCCGCCGCGCCATACGTGCCGGCGGCAACCCTTGCCATTCTGCATCGCGAATGGCAGGAAGGGCGCGCCCCCATACACTGGGAGCGCTTTGCACAGCCGCTGTTGCACCTCGCGGCCACCCGCCGTGCCTCCGAGCTGGAACGCATCGCCGAAGTCACGGAAGGCCTGGAACACAGGCTGAGCCGTGCACTCGCTCAGCTCCCGGAGCCTTCAGTCGAAACACTCCTGAATGCAATGAAGACCAAACGATACACACGCACCAAACTCCAGCGTATGCTCGCCCACTTGCTCCTGAATCACACCAAAGCCGAGTGTTCACCAGAGCAATTGGCTGCCGGACCCGGATATCTCCGAGTCCTCGGATTTAATGCTCAAGGGCAGAGCCTGCTTAAACAAATGAAGAAGACCGCGTCACTGCCTGTTGTGCTGAAACCGTCGACGTTCACACACAATCAACTTGAACTGGATATACAAGCTCAGGTTGCGTATGGGCTCGCTTGCGAGCAAAGGGACACACGGAAGATGTTCAGTGACTACTATGAGTCGCCTGTGAGACTGTAA
- the hmpA gene encoding NO-inducible flavohemoprotein yields the protein MLSEHTIRVIKSTVPVLEVHGEAITRHFYETMFTAHPELLNIFNHANQKQGRQQAALANMVYTAALHIDNLSSILPAVRQVAHKHRSLGIVPEQYAIVGTYLLQAIKDVLGDAATDEIITAWGEAYNVIAGAFIGIEQDMYTEAENQTGGWEGFRTFKVAKKVQESEVITSFYLVPADGQSIASFIPGQYISIKIQPEAQSFTQIRQYSLSDAPGKPHYRISVKRERGVLERPDGVISTYLHDHIEEGSQVEISAPAGDFTLNADNQRPVVLLSGGVGLTPMISMLNTLVNLNENRAITFLHASPNGQSHAFRDHVNSLAERNQGVKAYYCYTQPDGSDRTNSHFHKEGYIDAAWLRQVIDELDSTYYLCGPVSFMRAVYSELQALGVAADNIHYEFFGPKASLSPAPESV from the coding sequence ATGTTAAGTGAGCACACAATCAGAGTCATTAAATCTACAGTCCCCGTACTTGAAGTCCACGGCGAAGCGATCACACGCCACTTCTACGAAACGATGTTCACAGCTCATCCGGAACTACTGAATATTTTCAATCATGCAAATCAGAAACAGGGCCGGCAGCAAGCCGCCCTCGCCAATATGGTGTACACCGCCGCCCTTCATATCGATAATCTGTCCTCCATCCTGCCTGCCGTCCGGCAAGTTGCGCATAAACATCGCAGCCTGGGTATCGTTCCCGAGCAATATGCGATTGTCGGCACCTATCTGCTTCAAGCCATCAAAGATGTGCTTGGAGATGCGGCAACGGATGAAATTATCACGGCGTGGGGCGAAGCCTATAATGTCATTGCAGGCGCCTTTATCGGGATCGAACAGGATATGTACACAGAAGCGGAAAACCAGACAGGTGGCTGGGAAGGATTCCGGACATTCAAAGTTGCCAAGAAAGTGCAGGAAAGCGAAGTCATCACGTCCTTTTATCTCGTTCCAGCCGATGGTCAGTCCATTGCCAGTTTTATACCAGGACAATACATCAGCATCAAAATTCAGCCAGAGGCACAGTCATTTACCCAGATTCGTCAGTATAGCCTTTCAGATGCCCCGGGTAAACCCCACTATCGCATTTCCGTTAAGCGTGAACGAGGTGTGTTAGAGCGCCCTGACGGAGTTATCTCGACGTATCTACACGATCACATTGAAGAAGGCAGTCAGGTGGAGATATCCGCTCCTGCTGGCGACTTCACGCTGAATGCAGACAATCAACGACCTGTTGTTCTCCTGAGTGGTGGTGTCGGTCTAACGCCCATGATCAGCATGTTAAATACGCTGGTTAACTTGAACGAAAACCGTGCAATTACATTTTTACATGCAAGTCCGAATGGTCAATCTCACGCCTTCCGTGATCATGTGAACAGTCTGGCCGAACGTAATCAGGGCGTTAAAGCTTATTATTGTTATACTCAACCTGATGGTTCTGATCGTACGAACAGTCATTTTCATAAGGAAGGTTATATCGATGCGGCCTGGCTTCGTCAAGTGATCGATGAACTGGATTCCACTTATTATCTGTGCGGACCCGTTTCGTTCATGCGGGCAGTGTATTCGGAGCTTCAGGCGCTTGGTGTTGCAGCGGACAACATTCATTATGAATTTTTCGGGCCCAAAGCAAGTCTTTCTCCCGCACCGGAAAGTGTCTAA
- a CDS encoding DUF177 domain-containing protein, translating to MLMPFRKVATSDGPLKFNEQWDIKELVSNRQDITAVTPLTADLSAEFREGDVVDVHGKLTIGVDMLCSRCLKPINEHFHIDFHEQFKQGKQPEGLHEDDDTLYVDGDSVDLKGYAEEAFLLDLPFIPLCSDTCKGLCPKCGHELNEGDCGCDNQVIDPRLAGLKDFFK from the coding sequence ATGTTAATGCCATTTCGCAAAGTGGCTACCAGTGATGGCCCGCTGAAGTTTAACGAACAGTGGGATATCAAGGAACTGGTTTCTAACCGACAAGATATCACAGCCGTTACCCCGCTGACTGCGGATTTATCTGCAGAATTCAGAGAAGGTGACGTTGTGGATGTTCATGGCAAGCTGACCATAGGAGTGGACATGTTGTGCTCCCGTTGTCTCAAGCCGATCAATGAACATTTTCATATTGATTTTCATGAGCAATTCAAGCAGGGAAAACAGCCAGAGGGATTACACGAAGACGATGATACGCTCTATGTGGATGGAGATAGCGTTGATCTGAAGGGTTATGCCGAGGAAGCTTTTCTGCTGGATCTTCCGTTTATACCGCTATGCAGCGATACATGCAAAGGGTTATGCCCCAAGTGTGGCCATGAGCTGAACGAAGGTGACTGCGGTTGTGATAACCAGGTTATCGATCCGCGGCTTGCAGGGCTCAAGGATTTTTTTAAATGA
- the rpmF gene encoding 50S ribosomal protein L32 — protein sequence MAVPQRRTSKTRRDKRRTHFKLAVPGMVKCEQCGELKLSHHVCKVCGTYKAREIISQ from the coding sequence ATGGCAGTACCTCAACGGAGAACGTCCAAGACGCGTCGCGACAAACGTCGCACTCACTTTAAATTGGCTGTACCGGGCATGGTGAAATGTGAACAATGTGGCGAACTTAAACTTAGTCACCACGTGTGCAAAGTGTGCGGAACGTACAAAGCAAGAGAGATCATCTCTCAATAA
- the fapR gene encoding transcription factor FapR — MIEENPFVTDQELTRQLKVSIQTIRLDRLELGIPELRERMKLMAELSYDQVRSLPLHEIIGDIVDLQLDKSGISLFEIKEEHVFSRTGIARGHYVFAQANSLAVAIINDEIALTASADIRFVRSVHLGEKCIAKAYVRSIPGQKGKAKVEVFTYVGEEMVFQGNFVIYHSGGEDSGEGGHLE, encoded by the coding sequence ATGATAGAAGAGAACCCGTTTGTGACGGATCAGGAACTTACACGCCAATTGAAGGTGAGTATTCAGACGATTCGTCTTGACAGGCTGGAACTTGGAATACCTGAACTTCGGGAGCGGATGAAACTGATGGCAGAGCTCTCGTATGATCAGGTACGCTCGTTGCCCTTGCATGAGATTATCGGTGATATTGTGGATCTACAACTGGATAAAAGCGGGATTTCCCTGTTTGAGATTAAGGAAGAACACGTATTTTCCAGAACAGGGATTGCACGTGGGCACTATGTTTTTGCACAGGCTAACTCCTTGGCTGTAGCCATTATTAATGACGAGATCGCGTTGACTGCATCAGCAGACATTCGCTTTGTTCGTTCGGTTCATTTGGGAGAGAAATGCATTGCAAAGGCTTATGTGAGATCGATTCCGGGTCAAAAGGGCAAAGCCAAAGTGGAAGTTTTCACTTATGTAGGTGAAGAAATGGTGTTTCAAGGCAACTTTGTAATCTACCATTCAGGTGGAGAAGACAGCGGAGAAGGAGGTCATTTGGAATGA
- the plsX gene encoding phosphate acyltransferase PlsX produces MKIVIDAMGGDNAPASTVEGAIAAATEWADTQIVLIGDEAKLEPLLSQSGVRPANLTVRHASEVIGSDDEPVKAVRRKKDASMVVAGRMLKEGEADAMISAGNTGALMTAGLLVVGRMEGIERPALAPMIPTIDDVGVLALDLGANMDAKPEHLAQYGLMGSLYRQKVQGIESPRVGLLNVGTEPGKGNELTKHAYPLLEQLPIRFVGNVEARDVLTGACDVLVCDGFAGNILLKSLEGTAGAIFALLKEQFSSSLKSKLAAAVLMPELRGLKRKLDYTEHGGAPLLGLSRLVVKSHGSADGNAIKNAVRQARIAVQNQLVESISKEISGK; encoded by the coding sequence ATGAAAATCGTCATTGATGCCATGGGAGGCGACAATGCACCTGCATCAACGGTAGAAGGTGCGATTGCCGCAGCCACGGAATGGGCGGATACACAGATCGTCCTGATCGGCGATGAAGCCAAGCTGGAACCTCTTTTGAGTCAGTCAGGGGTGAGACCTGCCAATCTTACGGTCCGGCATGCTTCCGAAGTTATTGGTTCGGATGATGAACCCGTCAAAGCAGTGCGCCGCAAGAAGGATGCCTCCATGGTGGTCGCAGGCCGCATGCTGAAAGAGGGCGAAGCAGACGCGATGATCTCGGCGGGCAATACTGGAGCGTTGATGACAGCGGGTTTGCTTGTTGTAGGTCGCATGGAAGGCATTGAACGTCCGGCGCTTGCGCCCATGATTCCAACGATTGATGATGTAGGTGTACTTGCGCTGGATCTGGGAGCGAATATGGATGCCAAACCGGAGCACCTTGCACAATATGGCCTGATGGGCAGTTTGTATCGTCAAAAAGTACAGGGCATTGAGTCCCCACGAGTGGGCTTGCTTAATGTAGGAACAGAGCCAGGCAAGGGAAATGAGTTAACCAAACATGCATACCCTTTACTGGAACAACTCCCAATTCGTTTTGTCGGTAATGTTGAGGCACGTGATGTGCTGACTGGTGCTTGTGATGTGCTTGTATGTGACGGTTTTGCAGGGAATATCCTGCTGAAATCGCTAGAGGGCACAGCAGGTGCCATTTTCGCCTTGCTTAAGGAACAATTTTCATCTTCTCTCAAAAGTAAACTGGCTGCAGCTGTACTAATGCCTGAGCTGCGTGGGTTGAAACGAAAGCTGGATTATACGGAGCATGGCGGAGCGCCACTCCTCGGTTTGAGCAGACTGGTTGTGAAAAGTCATGGATCTGCTGATGGCAATGCCATCAAAAATGCTGTGCGCCAAGCTCGGATTGCAGTGCAGAATCAGCTGGTAGAGAGCATATCTAAGGAAATTAGCGGGAAGTGA
- a CDS encoding beta-ketoacyl-ACP synthase III has translation MNNLRPVGIIGTGKYVPEKILTNSDLEKMVDTNDEWIVSRTGIKERHIAAPDQATSDLAYEAAIKALESAGMTGSDLDLIIVATITPDSSFPSTACILQDKLGAKGAAAFDLSAACSGFVYGLASATSFIQSGMYNNALVIGADCLSRITDYTDRNTCVLFGDGAGAVVVGEVPEGRGFKAFDLGAEGAGGSLLQMEGGGSRLPATAETVENKKHYINMNGREVFKFAVRVMGTATIEVLRKAGMERTDVDLFVPHQANIRIIQSAMQRLELPEEKVVVNVDKYANTSAASIPLALVEAAEEGRMKAGDTVLMVGFGGGLTWGASVLVW, from the coding sequence ATGAATAATTTGCGCCCAGTAGGGATTATTGGTACAGGGAAATATGTGCCTGAGAAAATTTTGACAAATAGCGATCTGGAGAAAATGGTCGATACCAATGACGAGTGGATCGTCAGTCGTACAGGAATCAAAGAGCGTCACATCGCTGCACCCGATCAGGCAACTTCTGACCTGGCATATGAAGCGGCTATTAAAGCCCTTGAATCTGCAGGCATGACAGGCAGTGATCTTGATCTGATTATTGTTGCAACCATTACTCCGGATTCTTCGTTCCCATCGACAGCCTGCATCTTGCAGGACAAATTGGGTGCAAAAGGTGCCGCGGCATTTGATCTGTCGGCTGCTTGTTCCGGATTTGTATACGGTTTGGCTAGTGCTACGAGCTTCATCCAAAGCGGTATGTACAACAATGCACTTGTAATTGGTGCGGACTGCTTGTCTCGTATTACGGATTATACAGACCGTAACACTTGTGTCCTCTTTGGTGATGGAGCAGGCGCGGTAGTTGTTGGTGAAGTTCCGGAAGGTCGCGGATTCAAAGCATTCGATCTCGGTGCCGAAGGTGCTGGCGGTAGTCTTCTTCAGATGGAAGGCGGCGGTTCCCGTCTGCCTGCTACTGCAGAGACTGTTGAAAATAAAAAACATTACATCAACATGAACGGTCGTGAAGTGTTTAAGTTTGCGGTACGTGTCATGGGGACGGCTACCATTGAGGTATTACGCAAGGCTGGTATGGAGCGTACGGATGTGGATCTGTTTGTTCCTCACCAAGCGAATATTCGGATTATCCAATCTGCGATGCAACGCCTTGAACTTCCTGAAGAAAAGGTTGTAGTCAACGTGGATAAGTATGCAAACACATCGGCTGCTTCCATCCCGCTTGCTCTGGTAGAAGCTGCGGAGGAAGGTCGCATGAAAGCCGGAGATACCGTTCTGATGGTTGGATTCGGTGGCGGTTTGACATGGGGTGCATCGGTACTCGTTTGGTAA
- the fabD gene encoding ACP S-malonyltransferase, translating into MGKIAFVFPGQGSQAVGMAKDAYESVPAATEIFRTADETLGFSLSNLVFEGPETELKQTSNTQPALLTASIALLEAFKEKGIQPDYTAGHSLGEYSALVAAGVLSFADAVSTVRARGQYMEQAVPGGQGAMAAVLGADREALGVLCRDVSESGHAVELANINCPGQIVISGVKEGVAAVAERVKEAGGKRAIALEVSGPFHSSLMKGAAEKLAEKLKSVTFSPAAVPVVANVTARPAEDGQIQDLLTAQVYSPVLWEDSVTWLIEQGVDTFIEIGSGSVLTGLIKKTDKTVKLYNVNSLETLEATASELEGVI; encoded by the coding sequence ATGGGTAAAATAGCATTTGTATTTCCCGGACAGGGATCACAGGCTGTAGGCATGGCCAAGGACGCGTATGAGTCCGTGCCTGCGGCAACCGAGATTTTTCGCACAGCAGATGAAACATTGGGTTTCTCGCTGAGCAACCTTGTATTTGAAGGACCGGAGACCGAGTTGAAACAGACATCAAATACACAACCGGCTCTGTTGACAGCAAGTATTGCCTTGCTTGAAGCTTTCAAAGAAAAAGGAATTCAGCCTGACTATACGGCTGGACACAGTCTGGGAGAATACAGTGCACTGGTGGCAGCGGGCGTTCTTTCGTTTGCTGACGCAGTGAGCACTGTACGGGCACGTGGTCAGTATATGGAACAGGCAGTACCGGGTGGACAAGGAGCGATGGCTGCTGTGTTGGGTGCGGATCGGGAAGCGCTGGGGGTGCTTTGCCGTGACGTATCTGAAAGTGGTCATGCGGTTGAACTTGCCAACATTAATTGTCCGGGACAAATCGTCATTTCTGGTGTGAAGGAAGGCGTAGCTGCTGTCGCGGAACGAGTGAAAGAAGCAGGCGGTAAACGCGCCATTGCATTGGAAGTAAGCGGTCCGTTCCACTCTTCATTGATGAAGGGTGCAGCTGAGAAGCTGGCAGAGAAACTGAAATCCGTTACGTTCTCACCGGCAGCGGTCCCTGTAGTCGCTAATGTGACTGCAAGACCTGCAGAGGATGGACAGATTCAGGATTTGTTGACAGCTCAGGTCTATTCTCCTGTATTATGGGAAGACAGTGTGACATGGCTTATTGAGCAAGGCGTAGATACGTTCATCGAGATTGGATCTGGCAGTGTATTGACCGGTTTGATTAAAAAAACAGATAAAACCGTAAAACTGTACAATGTGAACAGTCTTGAAACGCTCGAAGCAACGGCAAGTGAATTAGAAGGAGTTATATGA
- the fabG gene encoding 3-oxoacyl-[acyl-carrier-protein] reductase: protein MSKPLEGKNALVTGASRGIGRSIALALAEAGANVAVNYAGSQAAAEEVAEAIRAKGVKAITLQANVGLMDEAEQMVKATLEAWGNVDILVNNAGITRDNLIMRMKEEEFDQVIETNLKGVFNCLKAVTRPMMKQRSGRIINISSVVGVLGNAGQANYVAAKAGVIGLTKASARELASRGITVNCVAPGFIETDMTKELSQELVDGMLSGIPLSRLGQPDEIAGVVTFLASQASSYMTGQTLHVDGGMYM, encoded by the coding sequence ATGTCTAAACCATTAGAAGGTAAAAATGCACTCGTTACCGGGGCATCCCGGGGCATTGGGCGCAGTATTGCACTGGCACTTGCTGAAGCTGGGGCGAACGTAGCCGTGAATTATGCGGGTAGTCAAGCGGCAGCTGAGGAAGTGGCGGAAGCAATTCGTGCCAAAGGAGTCAAAGCGATTACACTTCAAGCCAATGTTGGCCTGATGGATGAAGCTGAACAAATGGTCAAAGCTACACTCGAAGCATGGGGAAACGTTGATATACTGGTGAACAATGCCGGTATCACCCGTGATAATCTGATCATGCGTATGAAAGAGGAAGAATTCGATCAGGTTATTGAAACCAATCTCAAAGGTGTGTTTAACTGCCTTAAGGCGGTTACACGTCCAATGATGAAACAACGGTCGGGAAGAATTATCAATATCTCCTCGGTTGTAGGTGTGCTGGGTAATGCTGGACAAGCAAACTATGTTGCTGCCAAAGCAGGAGTCATTGGACTGACTAAGGCATCTGCTCGTGAACTGGCTTCTCGTGGAATCACAGTTAACTGTGTTGCACCAGGTTTCATTGAGACAGATATGACAAAAGAGTTGTCCCAGGAGCTGGTGGACGGTATGCTAAGTGGTATTCCGTTGTCCCGTTTGGGTCAGCCGGATGAAATCGCCGGTGTAGTCACTTTCCTGGCTTCACAGGCTTCATCTTATATGACAGGGCAGACGCTGCATGTCGATGGTGGCATGTACATGTAA
- the acpP gene encoding acyl carrier protein, which produces MSDVLERVKRIVVDRLGADEAEVTLEASFKEDLGADSLDVVELVMELEDEFDLEISDEDAEKITTVGEVVNYIQSHT; this is translated from the coding sequence ATGTCCGATGTATTGGAGCGTGTAAAACGCATCGTCGTCGACCGCTTGGGCGCAGACGAAGCTGAAGTTACACTTGAAGCATCTTTCAAAGAAGATTTGGGTGCTGATTCTTTGGATGTAGTGGAATTGGTCATGGAATTGGAAGATGAATTTGATTTGGAAATCTCTGATGAAGATGCAGAAAAAATCACGACCGTAGGTGAAGTTGTAAACTACATACAATCTCATACCTAA